In Phaenicophaeus curvirostris isolate KB17595 chromosome 14, BPBGC_Pcur_1.0, whole genome shotgun sequence, a single genomic region encodes these proteins:
- the LOC138726588 gene encoding C-signal-like, giving the protein MAGLRVSSVLVTGASRGIGLGFVQQFLRMPNPPKWVFACCQDTKGQQVQELQNLASKHPNLVIIPLEVTDPASIKAAATRVGEQLEGAGLNLLINNAGIAKLNLLGKETLEDMTLTYTTNTVGPLLLSQAFLPLLKKAAQGSPGSVLSCSKAAIVNISSSAGCITSPEGWDLMHAVSYRCSKTALNMLTKCQSLGYREHGILCIALHPGWVQTVMGNSVGVTAPLTVDESVRGMLKVLSSLSEKDTGTFLNWEGKAIPW; this is encoded by the exons ATGGCAGGGCTTCGAGTCTCCTCTGTTCTGGTGACTGGGGCCAGCCGGGGAATCGGCCTGGGGTTTGTCCAGCAGTTCTTGCGGATGCCAAACCCACCCAAGTGGGTCTTTGCATGTTGTCAAGACACAAAGGGACAACAAGTGCAG GAGTTACAGAATTTGGCCTCCAAGCACCCCAACCTGGTCATCATCCCACTCG AAGTCACCGACCCTGCCAGCATCAAGGCAGCTGCAACCAGAGTCGGGGAACAGCTGGAGGGCGCAGGGCTGAACCTCCTCATCAACAACGCTGGAATTGCCAAGTTGAACTTGCTTGGTAAGGAGACGCTGGAGGACATGACCCTTACTTACACCACCAACACTGTTGGGCCCCTGCTGCTGAGCCAG GCATTCCTGCCCCTGCTGAagaaggctgcccaggggagcccaggctcagtgctgagctgcagcaaagcagctaTTGTCAACATATCCAGCTCTGCAGGCTGCATCACTTCTCCTGAAGGCTGGGATCTGATGCACGCAGTCTCGTACCGCTGCAGCAAG ACTGCTCTGAACATGCTGACCAAGTGCCAGTCCCTGGGGTACCGGGAGCACGGCATCCTCTGCATCGCTCTCCACCCTGGCTGGGTGCAAACTGTCATGGGCAACTCAGTTGGAGTCACG gCCCCCTTGACGGTGGATGAGAGCGTACGAGGGATGCTGAAGgtgctctcctccctctccgAGAAGGACACCGGCACTTTCCTGAACTGGGAAGGGAAGGCCATACCCTGGTGA
- the AARS1 gene encoding alanine--tRNA ligase, cytoplasmic — MLTSKSSPVPDCTKALPLSLWTAVTCSFKMEAPLTASQIRQRFIDFFKENKHTYVHSSSTIPLDDPTLLFANAGMNQFKPIFLNTIDPSHPLAKLTRATNTQKCIRAGGKHNDLDDVGKDVYHHTFFEMLGSWSFGDYFKELACKLALDLLTKEFGIPAERLYVTYFGGNEAAGLQPDLECKQIWLNLGLDEGRILPGNMKDNFWEMGDTGPCGPCSEIHYDRIGDRDASHLVNQDDPNVLEIWNLVFIQFNREGDGTLKPLPKKSIDTGMGLERLVSVLQNKMSNYDTDLFLPYFEAIQKGTGARPYMGQVGAEDADGIDMAYRVLADHARTITLALSDGGRPDNTGRGYVLRRILRRAVRYSHEKLNAPKGFFATLVDVVVQSLGDAFPELKKDPDMVKDIINEEEDQFLKTLSRGRRILDRKIQSLGDSKTIPGDTAWLLYDTYGFPADLTGLIAEEKGLVVDMEGFEEERRNAQLKSQGKGAGGEDLLMLDIYAIEELRARGLEVTDDSPKYSYTSDQSGVYEFGSLVATVKAIRREKKFVEEVSTGQECGIVLDRTCFYAEQGGQIYDEGYMVKDDDGREDKMEFTVKNVQVRGGYVLHIGTLYGNLKVGDQVHLSIDETRRRPVMSNHTATHILNFALRSVLGEADQRGSLVAPDRLRFDFTAKGALSTQEIKKVEGIANQMIEEAKTVYAKDCPLAAAKAIQGLRAVFDETYPDPVRVVSIGIPVEELLADPCGPGGSITSIEFCGGTHLQNSSHAGPFVIVSEEAIAKGIRRIVAVTGAEARKALRKVSSLRKLLSALEAKVKVQTAPNKDVQKEITDLSETLATAVIPQWQKDELREAVKALKKVMDDLDRASKADIQKRVLEKTKQVIESHPNQPLVIMEMENGASAKALNESLKLFKTQSPQTAAMLFAVDNEAGRITCLCQVPQETANKGLKASQWVQEVSGLMDGKGGGKDISAQATGKNVGCLQEALRVATDFARLRLGELKN, encoded by the exons ATGCTCACCTCAAAATCATCACCAGTCCCTG ACTGCACCAAGGCCTTGCCGCTTTCTCTTTGGACAGCTGTGACTTGCAGCTTCAAGATGGAAGCTCCACTAACAGCTAGCCAGATCCGGCAACGGTTTATTGACTTCTTCAAGGAAAACAAGCATACTTACGTGCATTCGTCTTCTACAATCCCCCTGGATGACCCCACGCTGCTCTTTGCAAATGCTGGTATGAATCAG tTCAAACCCATCTTCCTCAATACTATTGACCCCTCGCACCCACTCGCTAAACTGACTAGAGCCACCAACACTCAGAAGTGCATCCGAGCAGGAGGCAAGCACAACGACCTGGACGATGTTGGGAAAGATGTCTACCACCACACCTTCTTTGAGATGTTGGGGTCCTGGTCCTTTGGGGATTATTTCAAG GAACTTGCTTGTAAACTCGCTCTGGATCTTCTCACCAAGGAGTTCGGCATCCCTGCTGAGAGACTCTACGTCACTTACTTCGGTGGAAATGAAGCTGCAGGGCTGCAACCAGACCTGGAGTGCAAGCAGATATGGTTGAATTTGGG GCTGGATGAGGGCAGGATTCTGCCTGGCAATATGAAGGATAACTTCTGGGAAATGGGAGACACAGGCCCTTGTGGCCCTTGCAGCGAGATCCACTATGACCGGATCGGGGACAGAGATGCTTCTCACTTAGTCAATCAGGATGACCCAAATGTCCTGGAGATCTGGAATCTGGTGTTCATACAGTTCAACAG GGAAGGTGATGGGACACTGAAACCTCTTCCCAAGAAAAGTATTGATACTGGCATGGGCCTGGAGAGGCTGGTCTCTGTGCTGCAGAACAAGATGTCCAACTACGACACTGaccttttccttccttactTTGAAGCCATCCAAAAG GGCACAGGCGCCAGGCCGTACATGGGTCAGGTTGGTGCTGAGGATGCTGACGGTATCGACATGGCCTACCGCGTGCTGGCTGACCACGCACGGACCATCACGCTGGCCCTCTCTGATGGGGGCAGACCTGACAACACTGGCAGAGG GTATGTGCTGAGGAGGATTCTCCGACGTGCTGTGCGCTACTCCCATGAGAAGCTCAATGCCCCCAAGGGTTTCTTTGCTACTCTGGTTGATGTGGTGGTGCAGTCACTG GGAGATGCCTTTCCTGAGCTGAAGAAGGACCCAGATATGGTGAAGGACATTATCAATGAAGAAGAGGATCAGTTCCTGAAAACGCTCAGCAGAGGTCGTCGTATCCTGGACAGGAAGATCCAGAGCCTGGGAGACAGTAAAACCATCCCTG GTGATACTGCGTGGCTGCTGTATGACACCTACGGTTTTCCTGCCGATCTCACTGGGCTGATTGCAGAGGAGAAAGGCCTTGTTGTGGACATGGAGGGCTTTGAAGAAGAGCGGAGAAATGCGCAG CTCAAATCCCAAGGGAagggggctggtggggaggaCCTCCTCATGCTGGACATCTACGCCATCGAAGAGCTAAGGGCCCGAGGGCTGGAGGTGACTGATGACTCACCAAAATACAGCTACACTTCAGATCAGAGCGGTGTCTAtg AATTTGGGAGCCTCGTGGCCACAGTGAAAGCCATCCGCAGGGAGAAGAAGTTTGTGGAGGAGGTATCCACTGGCCAGGAGTGTGGGATAGTGCTGGACCGAACCTGCTTCTACGCCGAGCAGGGTGGGCAGATCTATGACGAGGGCTACATGGTCAAGGACGACGATGGCAGGGAGGAT AAAATGGAATTCACGGTGAAGAACGTGCAGGTCCGAGGAGGCTACGTGCTTCACATAGGAACTCTATACGGAAACTTGAAAGTAGGAGATCAGGTCCACCTGTCTATCGATGAG ACTAGGCGGAGGCCAGTCATGAGCAACCACACGGCCACTCACATCCTCAACTTTGCCCTGCGCTCAGTGCTGGGGGAGGCTGACCAGAGAGGATCGCTGGTCGCACCGGACAGGCTGCGGTTCGACTTCACAGCCAAGGGAGCCTTGTCTACCCAGGAGATCAAGAAAGTTGAAGGGATTGCCAACCAGATGATTGAGGAGGCAAAG ACTGTGTATGCCAAGGACTGCCCTCTCGCAGCAGCCAAAGCTATTCAAGGACTGCGGGCAGTTTTTGATGAGACCTACCCCGATCCCGTCCGTGTGGTCTCAATTGGCATCCctgtggaggagctgctggctgaCCCCTGTGGCCCTGGGGGTTCCATCACTTCTATTGAGTTCTGCGGAGGGAC GCATTTGCAGAACTCCAGCCACGCAGGCCCCTTCGTGATTGTTTCAGAAGAAGCAATTGCTAAAGGCATTCGGAGGATAGTTGCAGTCACCGGGGCCGAAGCTCGGAAG GCTCTCAGGAAAGTCAGCAGCCTCAGGAAGCTGCTATCGGCCCTGGAGGCCAAGGTGAAGGTCCAGACAGCTCCCAACAAGGATGTGCAGAAGGAGATCACAGACCTCAGTGAG ACGCTGGCCACTGCTGTTATCCCACAGTGGCAGAAAGATGAACTGAGAGAAGCTGTTAAAGCACTGAAGAAAGTTATGGATGACCTGGACCGAGCAAGCAAAGCTGACATCCAGAAACGG GTGCTGGAGAAGACCAAGCAAGTGATTGAGAGTCACCCTAACCAGCCGTTAGTCATCATGGAAATGGAGAATGGAGCCTCAGCAAAG GCCCTGAATGAATCTCTGAAGCTCTTCAAGACTCAGTCCCCCCAGACTGCCGCCATGCTCTTCGCTGTGGACAACGAAGCCGGCAGGATCACCTGCCTGTGCCAAGTACCCCAG gAGACCGCCAACAAGGGCCTGAAGGCCAGCCAGTGGGTGCAGGAGGTGTCGGGCCTGATGGACGGCAAAGGCGGAGGGAAGGACATCTCTGCGCAGGCAACGGGCAAGAACGTGGGCTGCCTGCAGGAGGCACTACGGGTGGCCACGGACTTTGCAAGGCTCCGGCTGGGGGAGCTGAAGAACTGA
- the EXOSC6 gene encoding LOW QUALITY PROTEIN: exosome complex component MTR3 (The sequence of the model RefSeq protein was modified relative to this genomic sequence to represent the inferred CDS: deleted 1 base in 1 codon) translates to MPLDRWRLRGPEESQPPELWAAAGAEAEDSDSDSEGSGDPCALRPLFARAGLLSQAEGSAYVELRGGTKVLCAAWGPREPAEPGAGRLRCEFRRAPFAARGGRRAPGGGGAREEEREAAAALREALEPAVRLSRYPRARLAVSALVLQDGGSALAAAIGAASVALADAGVELFDLAVGCALSRDPGAASGWRLQPRAGSERRAAARLTVAALPALRQVSALLGAGRGADPEAWGQALRLGLDGCHRLYPALRHCLLRAARRRRGKRGTETAAAPGTAQT, encoded by the exons ATGCCGCTGGATCGCTGGCGCCTGCGGGGCCCGGAGGAGTCGCAGCCGCCGGAGCTgtgggcggcggcgggggcggagGCGGAGGACTCGGACTCGGACTCGGAGGGCTCGGGGGACCCGTGCGCGCTGCGGCCGCTGTTCGCGCGGGCGGGGCTGCTGTCGCAGGCCGAGGGCTCGGCCTACGTGGAGCTGCGCGGCGGCACCAAGGTGCTGTGCGCCGCCTGGGGCCCGCGGGAGCCGGCCGAGCCGGGCGCGGGGCGGCTGCGCTGCGAGTTCCGCCGGGCGCCGTTCGCGgcccggggcgggcggcgggcgccgggggggggcggc gcgcgggagGAGgagcgggaggcggcggcggcgctgcgggAGGCGCTGGAGCCGGCCGTGCGGCTGTCGCGGTACCCGCGGGCCCGCCTGGCCGTCAGCGCGCTGGTGCTGCAGGACGGCGGCTCCGCGCTGGCCGCCGCCATCGGCGCCGCCTCCGTGGCCCTGGCGGACGCGGGCGTCGAGCTCTTCGACCTGGCCGTGGGCTGCGCGCTCAGCCGCGACCCCGGCGCCGCCTCGGGGTGGCGCCTGCAGCCCCGCGCGGGCTCCGagcgccgcgccgccgcccgcctCACGGTGGCCGCGCTGCCCGCCCTGCGGCAGGTGTCGGCGCTGCTGGGCGCGGGCCGCGGCGCCGACCCCGAGGCCTGGGGGCAGGCGCTGCGCCTCGGCCTCGACGGCTGCCACCGCCTCTACCCGGCCCTGCGCCACTGCCTGctccgcgccgcccgccgccgccgcgggaAACGGGGAACGGAGACGGCGGCGGCGCCCGGCACCGCCCAGACGTGA
- the LOC138726651 gene encoding RNA-binding Raly-like protein — protein sequence MTLFGSGDAGWRYLDMAREPKPSRTRLGQKRQHSSSLYHSNCELDYDLYRDDFPYRVYEYQKIPPLINRIPVKTRRSHMGTGGKSSLSPQPGARSSTSSTAGRTKLRAEELHSIKGELSQIKAQVDSLLESLDRMDQRRERLAGSKESEKKRVEMRAESPSPAGEGSRESRGKEGTGADMHSNLRDIDSADESTDTEETVKKHMSDSEGSQ from the exons ATGACGCTCTTCGGCAGCGGGGACGCGGGCTGGAGAT aTCTGGACATGGCCAGGGAACCCAAGCCGAGCCGGACCAGGCTGGGCCAGAAGcggcagcacagcagcagcctgtACCA cagtAACTGCGAGCTGGACTACGATCTCTACAGGGATGACTTCCCGTACCG TGTGTACGAGTACCAGAAGATCCCCCCCCTCATTAACCGCATCCCCGTCAAGACCAGACGATCTCACATGGGAACAGGAGGCAAAAGCAGCCTGAGCCCCCAGCCCGGGGCGAGGAGCAGCACCAGCTCCACAGCGGGACGGACAAAGT TGCGGGCCGAAGAGCTGCACTCCATCAAGGGGGAGCTAAGCCAGATCAAGGCGCAGGTGGACAGTCTGCTGGAGAGCCTGGACCGCATGGACCAGAGGAGAGAGCGTCTTGCGG GATCCAAGGAGAGCGAGAAGAAGAGGGTGGAGATGCGGgcagagtcaccatccccggcAGGAGAGGGATCACGGGAGTCAcgggggaaggaggggacagGAGCCGACATGCACAGCAACCTGCGTGACATCGACAGCGCTGATGAGAGCACAGACACGGAGGAGACG GTGAAAAAACACATGTCGGATTCCGAGGGGAGCCAGTAG